A genome region from Arachidicoccus soli includes the following:
- a CDS encoding DUF1572 family protein translates to MSFENDFLESVILRFESYKALGDKTLIQLHEDECFARSSESLNSIAMIINHMNGNMLSRWTNFLTEDGEKPWRKRDAEFEDFKCDKEELLKLWEDGWDCMLNTLRGLKAEDLEKTIYIRREPLKAYDAIIRQLMHLSYHVGQIILYAKILKGEDWHALSIPKNKSKEFNAGMGMGI, encoded by the coding sequence ATGTCTTTTGAAAATGATTTTTTGGAAAGTGTTATCCTGAGGTTTGAATCCTATAAAGCGCTAGGAGATAAAACATTGATTCAGCTACATGAAGATGAATGCTTTGCTCGTTCTTCAGAAAGCTTGAACAGTATTGCGATGATTATAAATCATATGAATGGCAATATGTTGAGTAGATGGACGAATTTTTTAACAGAAGATGGCGAAAAACCTTGGCGCAAGCGCGACGCTGAGTTTGAAGATTTTAAATGCGATAAAGAAGAACTCCTGAAACTGTGGGAGGATGGTTGGGATTGTATGTTGAACACACTGCGAGGTTTAAAGGCCGAAGATCTGGAAAAGACAATTTATATACGCAGGGAGCCTTTGAAGGCTTACGATGCGATTATTCGGCAGCTGATGCATCTTAGTTATCATGTTGGTCAGATTATTTTATATGCAAAAATATTAAAAGGTGAAGATTGGCATGCCCTCTCTATTCCAAAGAATAAAAGCAAAGAATTTAATGCAGGAATGGGTATGGGGATTTGA
- the murA gene encoding UDP-N-acetylglucosamine 1-carboxyvinyltransferase, with amino-acid sequence MSSFEVIGGKRLHGTIEPQGAKNEALQIISAVLLTSEEVLIKNIPNILDVNLLIELLQEMGVKVNRMDAHTCQFKADDINIDYLSSKAFREKGSKLRGSLMLAGPMLARFNKAFIPKPGGDKIGRRGVDTHIIGFQKLGAEFFYNKETFCLEFTATGLKGTYMMLDEPSVTGTANVLMAAVLAKGKTEIYNAACEPYIQQLCKMLNRMGAKISGISSNLLTVEGVEKLGGTTHVMLPDMIEIGSFIGLAAMTQSEITIKNAGIKHLGIIPEKFGKLGIKMDFIGDDIHIPQQDHYEINTFMDGGILTIYDNPWPGFTPDLLSIVLVTAIQAKGSLLVHQKMFESRLFFTDKLIDMGAQIILCDPHRATVIGLDRKYKLRGITMTSPDIRAGQALLIAALSAEGTSLIQNIEQIDRGYQNIDERLNALGASIKRI; translated from the coding sequence ATGTCTTCATTTGAAGTAATCGGTGGAAAAAGATTACATGGAACTATTGAACCGCAAGGTGCGAAAAACGAGGCCTTACAAATTATTTCAGCCGTATTACTGACGTCTGAAGAAGTACTGATAAAAAACATTCCTAATATTTTAGATGTCAATTTATTAATAGAATTACTGCAGGAAATGGGCGTTAAAGTAAATCGTATGGATGCACATACTTGCCAATTCAAAGCAGATGACATCAATATCGATTACCTTTCTTCTAAAGCCTTTCGCGAAAAGGGCAGTAAACTTCGGGGCAGTCTTATGCTTGCCGGGCCCATGTTGGCTCGATTTAATAAGGCCTTTATACCCAAGCCTGGAGGAGATAAGATCGGTCGCCGAGGCGTAGATACACATATCATTGGGTTTCAAAAATTGGGCGCAGAATTCTTTTATAATAAAGAAACTTTTTGTTTGGAGTTTACTGCTACCGGTTTGAAGGGGACCTATATGATGCTGGATGAGCCATCAGTTACGGGCACCGCAAATGTGCTGATGGCTGCCGTTTTAGCGAAAGGGAAAACGGAAATTTATAATGCTGCTTGTGAACCATATATTCAGCAATTGTGTAAGATGCTCAATAGAATGGGCGCAAAAATTTCCGGTATTAGCAGCAATTTATTAACTGTTGAAGGTGTTGAAAAATTAGGCGGAACAACACATGTTATGCTACCAGACATGATTGAGATAGGTAGTTTTATTGGTCTTGCGGCCATGACACAGAGCGAAATTACCATCAAGAATGCAGGCATTAAACATCTGGGCATCATTCCGGAAAAGTTTGGCAAACTTGGCATCAAAATGGATTTTATAGGTGACGACATTCACATTCCACAGCAAGACCATTATGAGATAAATACTTTCATGGATGGGGGTATTTTAACCATCTATGATAATCCTTGGCCCGGCTTCACACCCGATTTATTGAGTATCGTTTTAGTCACCGCTATTCAAGCAAAAGGCAGCCTATTGGTGCACCAAAAAATGTTTGAAAGTCGTTTGTTTTTTACTGATAAACTGATTGATATGGGCGCACAAATTATTCTTTGTGATCCACATCGTGCTACGGTTATAGGATTAGACAGAAAATATAAACTGCGTGGCATTACTATGACCAGCCCGGATATCCGTGCAGGGCAAGCATTATTAATTGCTGCGCTAAGTGCTGAGGGAACAAGCCTTATTCAAAATATAGAACAGATTGATAGAGGCTATCAAAATATTGATGAAAGATTGAATGCTTTAGGAGCCTCTATTAAACGAATTTAA
- a CDS encoding nitroreductase family protein, which produces MTNIEVVEKVISERRSVKPQSFNGKKIKKEAIEQLLALADWAPTHGYTEPWRFIVMANDGVKRFCRDHAEMYKNNTPEERFITATYEKFYHQGDTASHVIAAFSKRGEKPNITVQEEICATACAIQNLLLAAEAMDIAAFWSTGGQTFKPAMKAYFNLQEEDTMLGVLYLGYTDESDIAGRRITPMEEKVMWYNS; this is translated from the coding sequence ATGACAAATATAGAAGTAGTAGAAAAAGTAATCTCTGAAAGGAGAAGTGTAAAACCACAAAGTTTTAATGGCAAAAAAATTAAAAAGGAAGCGATTGAGCAGTTATTGGCTTTAGCCGACTGGGCGCCTACCCATGGCTATACTGAACCCTGGCGATTTATTGTAATGGCTAATGATGGAGTAAAGAGATTCTGTAGAGATCACGCAGAGATGTATAAAAATAATACACCCGAAGAAAGATTTATAACTGCTACATACGAGAAGTTTTATCATCAAGGTGACACGGCATCACATGTTATTGCTGCATTCTCCAAACGTGGTGAGAAGCCCAATATTACTGTACAGGAAGAGATATGCGCTACTGCCTGTGCTATTCAAAATCTACTCTTAGCGGCAGAGGCTATGGATATTGCAGCATTTTGGAGCACGGGTGGTCAAACTTTTAAACCCGCCATGAAAGCATATTTCAACTTACAGGAAGAAGATACAATGCTCGGAGTTTTATATTTGGGCTATACGGATGAATCCGATATTGCTGGTCGTCGTATTACGCCGATGGAAGAGAAAGTTATGTGGTATAATAGTTAA
- the gmk gene encoding guanylate kinase codes for MNKIIIITAPSGAGKSSIAHYLLDKYPHQLAFSISAATRSARGKEQDGVDYYFMQVEDFQNKIEANEFIEWEMVYEGKYYGTLKSEIERIWRENKTPILDIDIKGAMHIQKQFPKNSLSIFIQPPSIEDLRKRLNSRNTDTPEQIETRINKASYEISFKNHFNIIVVNDNLEKACKETETAILNFIEGSDQ; via the coding sequence ATGAACAAAATAATCATCATTACGGCGCCATCGGGTGCTGGGAAAAGTTCCATTGCGCATTATTTATTGGACAAATACCCCCATCAGTTAGCCTTTTCTATTTCGGCTGCAACGCGCTCTGCCCGTGGCAAAGAGCAAGATGGAGTAGATTATTATTTTATGCAGGTGGAAGATTTTCAAAATAAAATTGAAGCCAACGAATTTATTGAGTGGGAAATGGTCTACGAGGGGAAATATTATGGTACGCTAAAATCTGAAATAGAAAGAATTTGGCGAGAAAATAAAACGCCTATTTTAGATATTGATATTAAAGGCGCTATGCATATTCAAAAACAATTTCCCAAAAACAGCCTGTCTATTTTTATACAACCCCCTTCGATTGAAGATTTAAGGAAAAGGTTAAATAGCAGAAATACCGATACACCTGAACAAATTGAAACTCGTATCAATAAGGCATCATATGAGATTTCTTTTAAGAATCATTTCAATATAATTGTTGTAAATGATAATTTAGAAAAAGCTTGCAAAGAAACAGAAACGGCTATTTTAAATTTTATTGAAGGATCAGATCAATAA